AATCACCATATTGCTCTGCCATTTTGTTATAAGCCTCGTCGACTTCTTTCGCAGTCACTTTGTCACCATACTGCTCTTCAAATACATTACTAATAATCATTGACAATAGAACTTGTTGAGCTTGAGAGTTTGTTTTTACCTTCTCATAAAACTCAGACACAGTAATCGTGTTGCCTTTCATCGTAATGATATCTTTATCAGCTGCATTGGAACAAGCAGCGAGTGTTACCGCAGCAAAGAGTGTTACTGCTCCCGCGAGAATTTTTTTAGTTTGCTTCATTTAAAGACTCTCTCCTTTTTTTCGTTAACCCTTTCATTATAACACAAAAGCTTAAAAACTTCTTAAATTTCTGTATGTTTTAAGTCAACATTTTCCCTATTTTTTCTCAACATAAGGAGACCGTCACTCATGGAAACAAGACTAGCAGTCACATCTGGATTATCCAAAGTCGCATCGAATAAACGTTGCAATCCTTTGTAAATAGTGCGCTGCCCTCTTCTGACATCCTTGATGTCCTTGGCAACATCTCCTCCTTGGAAGATGTCATCCAAAATGATTAAACCGCCTACTTTGACCTTTTTCAAGACTTCTGGTAAAAATACAATATATTTTGATTTAGCAGAATCCATGAAAACAAAATCATATGTGTTATCTGGTAAAGTCGGAAGAATATCCATGGCTTCCCCTTCCAGCAATTCAATCTGCTGGCGCTGATCATATTTGGCAAAGTTTTCCTTTGCAAAGCCAATCATTTCTTCATTTCGATCAATCGTTGTAATCTTCGAATGCGGGCTATTATCAGCCATCAGTAACGCAGAGAAGCCAATAGCAGTTCCAATTTCTAAAATACGTTTAGGTTGGAGTGTCTGCATTAGTAAGCGGAAATAGGCTACCGTTTCATGAGGGATGACTGGAATATTTTCTTGACGAGCAAACTCTTCCAGTTCTTTCAAAAAACCTGTATTTTGCGCCTGACGTGTTCGCATAAAATCCACAATTTCTTCCTTGACAACTGGACGGCGCATATTGTGATTTGCGTTTTTACTATATGATTCGACCATAGAATCCATTATATCATAAGCCGACAAGATTTTCTTCCTCAACACACTAAAAGGTAGGTTTCCCCACCTTTTCTTTACATATTTTTGGCGTAATCAATTCGATACCCTAAATTTCCAGCTAGTTCTTGAAGTCGAACAAAAGTCGCTTGCTTACTGAAAAAGAGATAGTAACTATCCGTGTCCATATCCACTGCCCCTAGACAAAAGTTTTCATCAAGATATTTGCTATCAACGACTCTTGCCCATTCTGAAATAGAGGCAGCTGGATTTAATCCATCTGAATCCAATTTGAGAGAAATCCCTGCATTGCGGACTTGATGAAGACGGTCAAAAAAGTAGATAAAATCTTCAAGATTATCCTTATAATCACGCACACAAATATAATTAAAATGCTCTAGTAATTTTATCAAGATTAACCAAAGATTTTCCTTTTCAGACTCCCCAACACGGTCCAAGAAATCATCGAATGAATCTGGTTCTAGGATGCGTTCGATAGAGTCTAGAATCTGATTCGGATCACTAGCAAAAACCACATCTCTAAGTTGGAGAAATAGCTCCCTGTCACCATTTGACATGAGGTCCGCCAGTTCAAAAATGTCCTGTAGCTGTTCTTCCGTTAACATAATACCTCCATTATGAATTTGAAAAATCCCATCTTATATGCGGTGCTACTTGCTCTAAAAAATGGTAAATATCATTAAAATCTGCACCATCAAGCTTATTCAAATTGACGACTGCAAGTAGTGCTCCCTTATTTCCTACGATTCGCAAACGTTTCGACTGATAGCCACGATAGACAGGAGAAACGATGTATCGAATCTCCGCAATCTCTTCTAACGAATGGCGCTGATAGTCTCCTCCTGCTCTGCTTTGATATTCTAAATACTCCTCATTCAAGACAAAGACAGCTCCCTGTTTGCGCAAGAAATAAGCATATAATGCTGACGGAATATTCAGCAATAAATAACACAATCCTGAAACCACTGCTGGTTCCGGCTTTGTCATTAAGCCAATTCCAATCAAGACCAAACCAATACTGACTGCAACTGGTACCACAATCGAACGTTTATAGGAAATCATATTAGAGGTGCACACCTTTCTCAACGAGAGCTTCTAATTCTTCCAAACGAGCTTCAAATACCTTGAAAGCATCGTTGAGGTAATCTTCCTTGGTCATGTCTACACCAGCTTTTGCAATGACATTGAGTGAGTAGTCTGAGCTACCAGCCTTCAAGTAGTTAAGATAGTTTTCTTTGTCTTCTGGACTACCATTGACAATTTTGTTTGCAAGAGCTGATGCTGCCGCAAAACCTGTCGCATATTGATAGACATAGAAATTGTAATAGAAGTGTGGAATGCGAGCCCACTCAAACTGGATTTCTGGATTTTCTTCTGCAGAAAGTCCGTAGTATTTCTCGTTTGTCTGACCGTACAATTCATTGAGGAAATCAGCCGTCAAGACTTGACCTTCCTGGTCTGCCTTATAGATAGCCTGTTCAAACTCGGCAAATTGGGTCTGGCGGAAGACTGTACCACGGAAACCATCTAGATAGTGATTGAGAATAGCAAAGCGTTCCTTGTCATCTTCTACTTCTGCCAAGAGTTTTTCTGTCAAAAGATTTTCATTGGTCGTTGAAGCAATTTCAGCCAAGAATAGGGAATAATGTCCATAGACATAGGGTTGAGTCTTACGAGTCAACATAGAATGGAGAGAATGCCCTGTTTCATGGATAAGAGTGTACATGTTATCCAAGTTATCCTGCCAGTTGAGAAGCATGAAGGCGTTGGTGTCGTAAGCACCTCCTGAGTATGCTCCTGAGCGTTTTCCTTCATTAACGTGGACATCAATCCAGCGGTTTTCGAAGGCTTCTTTTACAATAGCCGAATAATCCTCACCGAAAATTTCCAAGGTTTCTTGGCATTTCTTGAGTGCATCTTCATAAGAAATCTTGGTACTGAAATCTGACAATGGCGTGTACATATCATACATCTTCAAGTCATCAATACCCAAGAGTTTCTTACGCAAATTGATATAACGGTGCAAGAGCGGAAGGTGCTTGTTGACTGCCGCTACCAATGTATCGTAAACGGATTCTGGAATGAAATTAGCTGCAAGTGATGCGTGACGGGCTGAATCGTACTTCCGCAAACGAGCTTTCAGGTTATTGACCTTGACATTAGACTGCAAAGTCTTAGCATAGGTATGCTGGAACTGCTCGTAGGTACCGTACATAGCCTCATATGCTTCTTGGCGGACGTCACGGTTTTTAGACTCCATAAAGTGAATGTAGTTACCGTGTGAAAGGGGCACCAAGTGACCGTCCTCATCTGCGATTTCTGGGAAACGCAGGCTGGCATTGTCCAAGACTGAGAAGGTTTCAGCAGGTGATTCGAAAATCTCGCTGGTCGCTGCCAATACTTCTTCCACCTCTTGTGACAGGACATGGTCCTTAGCCGCTAAAAGTTTTTCAAATTGGTGGCTGTACTGAACAAGAGCTGGCTCCTCTGCCTTAAAGGCCTCCAACTGCTCTTCAGTAATGGCCATAAACTCAGGCTCATAGAAGGCAAAAGCCTGTGAAAAGACCGAATACAAGCCCATGGCTTTAGCTTGAAATTCCTGGTATTTGCCTTCACGAGTATCTTGGTCGTTCTTCATAGACGCATAGACATAGAGTTTTTCAATGCGACGCATAAGACCAAGTTGCGTTTCGCTGATTGTCAAAAGGCTCTTCGCTGAGTCGAGCAAGTGACCTGCAAATTCTTTTGTTTTTTCAGTTTCAGCTTGTAAATCTGCAAGTTCTGCTTCCCAGGCTTCATCTGTTGGGAAAATAGTGGTCAAGTCCCACTGGTATTTTTCTTCAATTTCGTAACGTTGTTTAGACATAATTAATCCTCCGTATCCTTTATTCTAACATAAAAAATCCCCTCTTTCCATAGGAAAGTGAGGGCTTATTGGTTACTATTCAACTGGAAAATAGTTTTTGGCATTCGCTATAGCAAGTCGCCACTAGGATAATAAAGTCTACAACCCTCACCAACAGTAGCATGACTAACATAAAATAACGAACATATTTTCAAAAGCAATATATACACCTCCATCAGCTATCTCTATTTACATTGGTTTTCTATAAATTATAGGTGGATATAGAACCTGTTTCTGCTTGTCTTCAATACTGTCGTAATGCTGGTCAAAATCCTGATAAACTAGGGTTAAATCTTTTTGTATTTGGGCAAAGCCAATGGCAGAGCGGGGTAGACGGATGTGGGGATACCATTCTTCTGCCGTCTTGGTTAGTAGATTTTCACCACGACCATAGGCTTCCGCCTGTAGGGCTAACCAATTGGGAGTTCTGTAATACAGCTGACGAGCAATGTAGCGAGGCAAATCCCTATCTAACGGGCAAGTAAGATGCGATAAAGCTTGCTTGGCAAATGGTAGACGCAATATTTCCAATAAATTTCCCTCGCCAAATGGAAAAACCTTTGTCAGACAGTGGACCTTACCTCGTAAGTCTTCATGAATAAGGTAACGAAGACGCAATTCTTTTTTCTCATCATCCAATTCCCAGAGGTGAAAACCCATGTTCATACTAAAAGAGAGGAATTGCTTGTGTAATTTGCTTAATCTTTCTTTTAACCATAGGCCTTTTCCCAACAGCCAGAGAACCTGAAGACCAGCTTCATGATAGGCTTGCGTCCTCACCTGCAAACGAGAAATGGGTAGACTGGAACACTGTACTTCCAAGGCTAAACGATCATTGACAAATAAATCAGCGACCTGCCCTATACTAGGCAGGCATTTTTCAAGTTCAACTTGTTCGGCATTGATTAACCAACTGTACAGACAAGACTTAAGGGACAGGTGCTGGGCCGACTCATTCTCGGAAAAGTAGTGGCAGTCCCGCAGGGTTACATGGGCAAAGTGCGAACGCAGAACTTTTCCGGATTTGTATCGGACCAGCCCTCCACAACCTGGACAAGAATAGCTACCTTGCGGCGCAGGATTTTCCAAGACATTAAAAACTTGTCCATCTTCATCAAGTGCAACTAACATAAAACCTCCTCTCTTTATTAGTTCGCAAAAAAACACCCAGCTATGCTGAGTGTTTGAATTTTCTTACCCAATCTGACTGCCGTTTGGCACAGATGGATCGACTGTTAAGAGTGTTAAATTGTCACCATGTTCGGCTGAGAGGATCATGCCCTGGCTGAGCAAGCCCATCATCTTACGTGGCTTAAGGTTGGCAACGATTTGGACTTTCTTACCGACCAACTCCTGCTCATTTGGATAGTACTTGGCGATACCAGACAGGATTTGACGGTCCTGACCATCACCTGCGTCCAGACGGAACTTGAGCAGCTTGTCAGAGCCCTCCACCTTGGCTACTTCCTTGACTTCGGCCACGCGGATTTCCACCTTGTCAAAGTCCTCGAACTTGATCGCGGCCTTCTCGTTTTTGAGTTCCACGTCAGCTGGATTCCACTCTTTTTCTTCCTCTGGGGAAATAGCAGAGCTACCACCCATTTGGGCTTGGATATAGGCGATTTCCTCTTCCATATCCAGACGTGGGAAGATAGGCGTACCTTTTGCAACCACTGTCAAACCAGCTGGAAGACCTGCAAAGTCAAGGTTTTCAAGGTCAAATGCTGTTCCCAAACCAAGCTGTTCCATAATGGCATTTGAAGTGGTCATCATGAATGGCTGAATGAGGTGCGCCACCACACGCAGACCTGCTGTTAAGTGAGCCATGACTGCTGCCAACTTGTCACGGTCCGCTTCGTCCTTAGCCAAGACCCAAGGTGCAGTTTCATCGATGTACTTGTTGGTACGGGAGATGATATTCCAAACAGCTTCCAAGGCGCGTGGGTAGTCAACAGCTTCCATATACTTGTGGTAGCTTGCCAAGTTGTCAGCTACAACTGCCGCCAAGTCCGCATCAAAATCTGTCACGTTGGCAACAAAAGTTGGTACCTGACCACCGAAATACTTGTTAATCATAGCAACTGTACGGTTGAGCAAGTTTCCAAGGTCGTTGGCCAGTTCGTAGTTAATACGACCAACGTAATCTTCTGGTGTGAAGGTTCCGTCAGAGCCAACTGGCAGACTACGCATGAGGTAGTAACGCAGTGGATCCAAGCCGAAACGCTCGACCAACATCTCTGGATAGACCACATTGCCCTTAGACTTAGACATCTTGCCATCTTTCATGACAAACCAGCCATGAGCAACCAAGCGGTCTGGCAACTTCATATCCAACATCATGAGCATGATTGGCCAGTAAATGGAGTGGAAACGAAGAATGTCCTTGCCAACCATGTGGTAAACTGTTCCATTCCAGAACTTGTCATAGTTGGCTGTTTCTTCCTGACCATAGCCCAAGGCAGTTGCGTAGTTGAGTAGGGCATCAATCCAGACATAGACAACATGCTTTGGATTGGACGGTACGGGCACGCCCCAGGTAAATGAAGTACGCGATACGGCCAAATCTTCCAAGCCTGGCTCGATGAAGTTTTTCATGATTTCATTGAGGCGGCCGTCTGGCTGGATAAAGTCTGGATGAGCATTGAAGAACTCGACCAACTTATCCTGATACTTGCTGAGGCGGAGGAAGTAGGACTCTTCTGACACCCAGGCAACCTCGTGACCGCTAGGAGCGATACCGCCTGTTACCTTGCCGTTTTCATCTCGGAAGACCTCTTCTAATTGGCTCTCGGTGAAGAATTCCTCGTCCGATACGGAGTACCAACCAGAATACTCTCCCAAGTAAATGTCGTCCTGCGCCAGCAATTTTTCAAAAACAGCCGCCACCACTTCCTCGTGGTAATCATCAGTCGTGCGGATAAATTTGTCGTAAGAGATGTCCAGCAAGTTCCAGAGTTCCTTAACGCCAACCGCCATGCCGTCAACGTAGGCTTGCGGAGTCAAACCTGCCTCTTTTGCCTTCTCCTCAATCTTCTGGCCATGCTCATCCAGCCCTGTCAGATAGAAGACCTCATGCCCCATAAGGCGTTTGTAACGAGCCAATACATCGCAGGCAATGGTTGTGTAGGCCGACCCGATGTGAAGTTTTCCAGACGGATAATAAATCGGTGTGGTAATGTAAAACGGTGTTTTTGTCATGTTTTTTTCCTTTCAAATTCAGAGCAAATGAAACCCTGTTATTGACAACATCCTATTTTATCATATTTTCAGCTAAATCACAAAGCGGTTCTAAATACAAGCCAAGTCGAAAGCTAATGTCTATCTTCTCTATAAAATTATAGTTTTGTTCTTGTCAATTGACGAAGAGCGAAAAACCGGTACCAGTTTGGAACTGTTTCCGGTGTTCTTATACAATATTGAGCTGTTCAAATACATTTTTCAAATCAGCTATCATTTCTCGATGAAAATCTAAATAATAGGTTTTCTGGTCAGAATCTGGTAATTTTTCAATATCAACTAAGATTGCTTGATAACGATGGAGAATTTTCTTACCAGCTTCTTTATCTATCTCGTCAATTTTACCAATACCTGCTGCTATTTCATCCAAACTGTCATATTTTGCAAGTACATCCTCTGTCCACTCACGCTTATCTTTGTTAAGTGTGACAATCTTTTCTGTCAGCCAGTCTTCATAACTTTCCTCTTCTGTCACTAGTGACTGGCTCGCAGTAGACTTAGACACTTGGGCAATTCTGCTTGAACGAAGGTAATTCCGATAAAACCAGACTGCAAATAGGATGGCTAGAATGATATTGACCGGGAAAACAAAGCTAAGGGCGAAGAGCACGGTCAGCCACAAAATCAACTTCACATTTCTTGCGTTTTTCTCTGCTCTCCTGTTCTTCTCTTCCCAATCATCCAATATAGACTGGGCTTGGGCAGTATAGGTTTCAACCAATTTTGCCAGCCGTAACTTTTTTTCTAGGTCATCTTCTAGTTCCATTGCCAGATAGGCTTGGTTGGCACGAGCCTTGGCTGCCTCATAGGTCTGGACAGTCGCCAAATATTCCGCACTGCTATTCATCTGATGAAGGATACGATTTGTTTCCCCTTTAATAAAAGTCCGATCTCTTGATGTTAATTTACGGTAAGGCATTGATTTGCTCCCTAAAAATTAGTTGTGTGCCATAATATACTAATTACTATAGAAGACGGTCATCAGATATACATTTTCTTCCTACCTCCTCACCCTCCTCTCCATCTCCTCCATATCATAGTCAAAAAGGAGGTCATGGTAGTCTGTAAAGAGCTCCAAACGTTTATCATCATCTAAAATAGCAATATCAACTCCCCGATCATCGTAGCAATGATAGATGATATTGTCCTGACTAGATAGGAAGAGAACGGAACTTGATAGATAGTTAAAACCTCCATGGTCGGCTTTGACAATCTCCCTCAACAAAGCCTTCAGGTCCTGGTCGGTAACTGGAAAGAGATAGCGCTCAAAGACTAGCACATCTCCCGTCAAATCCTCCACTTCTATCAACTCAGGCTCAGGAAGCTTGTCGAAGTTAAATTTCGATGAAAAATGCCAGAGGTAGGTGTCTATATCCCTATCTTCCTGTCGAAGGAGCGAAAGGAGCACATAGTCGTATTCTGAACTAGCCTGCTCAAAAAGTTCTACTGCACGTGCATAGGCTCTTTCAAGATAGATTGCTCTTGATAATTCTTCTGCTTCGTCTGCAGGCCCGATTTCAAATCTAAGAGCAAGAGGTGTGCCATAAAAGAATGGGCCCACTAGTCGATTATCTTTCAGTTGAAAGGACTTCAGCCATTGATTCAATTCCATATACTATTCTCCTTATATAGCTTTGTACTATTCTACCATATACTAGGAAATTAGGTCTAGTCTTATTTGGAAAAATGTGATAGAATAGTGAACTAGTAAAGTATCTAGTAAAAGGAGGTCCTATGAAAACCGAATTTATCAATGAGAAGGCTCAATCAGCTTTCAATCTCAACATCGTCACCTCTCCTATTGTAGCTATTATTTTGTTGCTAGTAGGAGATTCACTAGGAGCTGTTATTTTCACTCCAATAAGCTTTTTACTCCCATTTAGCGAGACCCTTTCTGTAAGTTTTGAACTATTCGCTTTCGCTTTTATCAGCCTGATGGTCATTTTATGGGCACGGTATATTGAAAAAAGCCCGTGGGTAGGACTTGGTTTTACTAAAAAAGGTGCGGGAAAAGATTTTCTACTCGGGTGGGGAATCGGAGCTGCAATGCTGACCACTTGTACACTCATCATGTGGGGATTAGGCGCGATTGAATTTACAAGCATCCAGTTCTCTACAAAATTAGTCGGAGAATTTATTATCCTTATCCTTGCCTGGTCTATCCAAGGTACGACAGAAGAAATTCTAACAAGAGGATGGATGTTCTCATCACTTTCCGCTAGACACAATATTCCTATCGGTATCATTGTTTCTTCCCTCTTCTTCACATTTCTCCACCTCGGAAACAATGCTATTTCACTCATTCCAATTTTGGATTTAACCCTATTTGCCGTTCTTGCCTGCCTCATTATGCTCAAAACTGGCAACATTTGGGTGATTGGTGGCTTACACGCTGCGTGGAACTGTTTCCAAGGGAATGTTTTTGCTTTCCCAGTCAGTGGCTCCGATGCTGGTCAAGCCTTTATTCAAATCGGTATCACTGGTCCTGAGTGGCTATCTGGTGGAAAGTTTGGCGTAGAGGGCTCCGTCATCAGCTTGCTTGTCCAAGAAATAATGATTTCCTGGTTGGTTTACGATCTCTATTTCAAGCCCAAAACAAACTCCCTATAATCATAAAAGACTGTTAGCTACTCTACAGCTGACAGTCTTTGTTTTTTCAATTTTTCGTAGAAAATAGTCCTAGATAAATGATAGTAAGGAGTCACAAAAAAAGATAACAGATGAAGGGTCAATAATTCTCCAATAAACCAACCTAAAAAGGATAAATCTAACCAGATACGTTGCCAATAGTTCCCTTTCATCAAGAAACGACTTTCCCTAAATACAGCCAGGGGACCAGTATAACTAGCATTATCCAAATGGTCATACAAGACAAAAACAACCTGTGAGTAGGTATAGTAGACAACAAGGTAACTAATCATTCCTAGCAGGAAAATCGGAGCCCCTATCTTCATTAATTGACTAGGCTGATGAACTGCCAGCTCTGCCATTGCCCCCGGAGATAAGACCATCAAACTACTCATTGTGAAGCCTTTAATAAATAAAGCAGCCCCTAGATTAGCTGGAAGTCCAGCTATAAAAAGAAGCAAATAATAATAAAGAAAAGTGGTACAGATAGGCTTCTTCCATTCTGTCTTTAGAAAGGAAAAACTATCTTTTAAAGAAAACTCCTGTCTATCCCCTCTCAACAATTCCAATAAATGAAAACAGGACAGACCGATGAACAGCTGTAACAACAGAGCGAAGCCTAACTCACCTAAATAGGTCAACCTGATCGAAGAAACCAATCGCCCTTCCACAAAAGCACTGTTTTGACGGAGCTCTAGAAATGTCAGTAGGCGAAAAATTGTTACTGGTACAGCATAAACAATAGATAGCAAAATGGAGGGCAAAAATAGTAGTGTTGTACCTCTTGTCCGCTCGCGAGTCATCATCGCTCTTGATACTATATCACTCGTCATCATCACAATTCCCCTCCAATTTTCTCTCCTTATTTATAAAGTCACGTCGCAAATATTCTATCAACATCGGACTACTTTACCATCCTACTATTAGTATAAAACTTTATCCATTAATTTTCCAGAACATCTCTTAAAAACAGGAAAATCCCTCCAAAATACGAAGGGATTCCTAATAATTTGTTATCTCCATACTCCCTAGGCTACTGTGGAAGAGATAACTGATTTATAAGTTGAAAACACCAATGGATTCTTGGCCTTCAAATCTTCATAAAATATAGTCTGACAAGTCCAATAGTATGGATATACGTAAAGTCCCAAAAACCCAAACGTCAAAAGAACTCCAATAAACCAGCCAACAAAAGATAAATCCAAGAGGAAACGGCGCCATTTATTCCCCTTCATCAACTGCCAGCTCTGACTGAAGAGTTTAAATGGTGAAGAATAGGTATTGTTTTCCAAATAATCATAGAGAAGAAAAGAGACCTGACTGAGCCCATATCCTACGAATAAACTACAAATAATCCCTACACATACCAGTATTAATCCTGTTTGAAAATAAGACGAACTGAAAAAAGCTGAAAAATCAGGCTGATAATCAATAGGAGCACCAAAGATGACAATAGTACTATAGAAAGCTAAACCTATCAATATCATTCCAAGAACAGCAGGGAAACTTGCTAAATACAAGACCAGCATTTTCAATAATGTCGTACTAAAAACTGGTAAAAAATTTTTCCCATCTAGTAAAGTGAAACACTCCGTAAAGCTAACCTTGGTTCTTTGCTTTCTCACCAGTCTTATTAGTTGAAAACAAGCTGTCACAATTAAACATTGTGCAATAAAATCAAATATGATTGACGGGCCAACAGAAATAAAATGATGAGTCCAAGTAACACCATCTTTCACAATAGTTGTGCCCCAGGAGAAAGTACCAGTTTGCCCCCAGATTTGTTTCAAGCCAAATTCTGCCACTCCTGACAGAAAAGAAATCAAAACAGGTGCCAAAAACAAGGTTATCATCCCATCTGTTTGTTCACGAATAACCGTTGCTTTAGCTCGAATATCGCTATTAGACATTGCGTTTTCCCTTCCATATATTTGTATCGTTATATATATTATACTATTTTATTTTTAAGTTTTCCATTATTTCTATAAAAAAATTGTACAAAAAATCCCTTCAAATAAAGAAGGGAAATCTATTATTTTGCTTCCGAATGACGATAGCCATAACAGAAGTAAATCAAAATTCCAACGACCAAGGATACTCCGAATGCTAACCAAGTATCTAAACTATACTGGAACATAAATGAAAGACAAATAATAATTGAGAGGATAGGTAACAAGGGAACAAGAGGTGTTTTAAATTGTCCATCTTTTGGCAAACCTTCGACTTGACGCAGACGAATAATACCCAACGCCAGCATGATCAAATAAGCTAAGGTACAGATATTGAGGAAGGAAGCAATACTTGCTAGTGGGAAAATACCTGCACAAATGGCTGCAAAAATCCCCACAAGAATGGTCGCATTCTTAGGAACCTTGCTTGTTTGTGTTAATCGACTCAATGATTTCGGTAGCAAACCATCACGACTGATGGAATAGACCATTCTCGACAAGGCGTAGGTCATCGAAATACATACTGTAATCAATGTTAGGATTGCTACAATAGAAATATAACTCGCTGCCCAATCCAATCCAACTTCTCGAAGTGCAAAAGCTACCGCATCTGCCACATTCAACTTAGTATAGTGAACCATACCAGTCAATACTAATGTCACTACAATATAAAGAATTGTTACAATGGATAGAGACAACACGATTCCCTTTGGTACATTCTTCTCAGGTTTTTTCACCTCATCAATCGCTAATGAAATAGACTCAAATCCCAGGAAGGCAAAGAACATGAGAGACGCTCCCGCCATAATTCCTGCCTGTCCACCATAAATGGCACCAAAACCAAAAGGAGAGAAGTTCGACCAGTTTTCTGGTTTGATAAAGAATAACCCTACTAAAATAAATAAAGCCAACGCTGAAAATTTCAAAACTACCAAGGCTGAATTGAAACGAAGAGCTGCCTTAGAATTAAGCAAGACCACTCCTACCACAAAAATCAAGACGAGAACTGGTAAGAGGTCTACATAGGTACCTGCAGCGGGGTTAAAAGTTCCATTCAGAGCTGTCGGCATAGCGATACCAAAATTAGCCAGGAGTCCTTTCAAATAAGCTCCCCAACCAGATGCAACACTCGATACAGCAGTCAAGAATTCCATGATTGTCAGCCAGCCAGCAATCCAGGCAGGAAATTCACCAAAAACCGAGTAGAGATAACCATAGGCACCACCGTTAGTCGGTATACGCGAGGCAAATTCTGCGTAAAACAAGGCTGTTAGTCCGACTGAAATTGCTGCAATAACAATTGAGATGATCAGAGCTGGCCCTGCATACTGGGCTGCTGCCAAACCAGTTACCGTAAAGATACCTGTTCCAACCATCGAACCGATACCTAAAAATATCAAATCAACTAAGCCTAAATGCCGACGCATTTGACTATGGCGACCGACTGCTTGTTTTTTTCTAAATAAACTCACAAAATACTCCTTCAGAATAAGAATAGGGATACTCGACAGAACAAGCTACGGATTCCTGTCAAAGAACCACAACGCCCCATTATACCATAAGTTGAAATATTTCGCATGGGTGACGACAAGCAAAAGAGCAAGGCTTTTCTACCTCACTCTTTCTTATGATTATTCTGGATTAACCTTAAAGTTTTTAAGATAATTTTTCTTATCTAACTGACCGCTAAAGTGATCTCCTACCTTGATAAATGGTAATCGATCTGTACTATCTTCCGTTGCTTTGACTTTGTAAATCTTGCCCTCAGACTCAATATAGTAGATTGTCGCACCGCCAATTATTTGACTCGCTAAAGCTTCTACTTTTCCACTGATAACCTCAGTCTGTTCACCAACTTCTCCATTTTCAGTCACCGTCAATCCTGAAAGGCTAGAAGCATCCGTTCCTGTGACTTGAGAAATTAAGAGCGCAATATCGTTGTTAACAGTAACCTGTTGATAATCTTCGGCATCAACAAGAGCGTATGATTTAACCAAGCCGGCATCATCTTTCAAGGATACTAAA
This region of Streptococcus suis genomic DNA includes:
- the metG gene encoding methionine--tRNA ligase gives rise to the protein MTKTPFYITTPIYYPSGKLHIGSAYTTIACDVLARYKRLMGHEVFYLTGLDEHGQKIEEKAKEAGLTPQAYVDGMAVGVKELWNLLDISYDKFIRTTDDYHEEVVAAVFEKLLAQDDIYLGEYSGWYSVSDEEFFTESQLEEVFRDENGKVTGGIAPSGHEVAWVSEESYFLRLSKYQDKLVEFFNAHPDFIQPDGRLNEIMKNFIEPGLEDLAVSRTSFTWGVPVPSNPKHVVYVWIDALLNYATALGYGQEETANYDKFWNGTVYHMVGKDILRFHSIYWPIMLMMLDMKLPDRLVAHGWFVMKDGKMSKSKGNVVYPEMLVERFGLDPLRYYLMRSLPVGSDGTFTPEDYVGRINYELANDLGNLLNRTVAMINKYFGGQVPTFVANVTDFDADLAAVVADNLASYHKYMEAVDYPRALEAVWNIISRTNKYIDETAPWVLAKDEADRDKLAAVMAHLTAGLRVVAHLIQPFMMTTSNAIMEQLGLGTAFDLENLDFAGLPAGLTVVAKGTPIFPRLDMEEEIAYIQAQMGGSSAISPEEEKEWNPADVELKNEKAAIKFEDFDKVEIRVAEVKEVAKVEGSDKLLKFRLDAGDGQDRQILSGIAKYYPNEQELVGKKVQIVANLKPRKMMGLLSQGMILSAEHGDNLTLLTVDPSVPNGSQIG
- a CDS encoding DUF3885 domain-containing protein, translating into MELNQWLKSFQLKDNRLVGPFFYGTPLALRFEIGPADEAEELSRAIYLERAYARAVELFEQASSEYDYVLLSLLRQEDRDIDTYLWHFSSKFNFDKLPEPELIEVEDLTGDVLVFERYLFPVTDQDLKALLREIVKADHGGFNYLSSSVLFLSSQDNIIYHCYDDRGVDIAILDDDKRLELFTDYHDLLFDYDMEEMERRVRR
- a CDS encoding CPBP family intramembrane glutamic endopeptidase encodes the protein MKTEFINEKAQSAFNLNIVTSPIVAIILLLVGDSLGAVIFTPISFLLPFSETLSVSFELFAFAFISLMVILWARYIEKSPWVGLGFTKKGAGKDFLLGWGIGAAMLTTCTLIMWGLGAIEFTSIQFSTKLVGEFIILILAWSIQGTTEEILTRGWMFSSLSARHNIPIGIIVSSLFFTFLHLGNNAISLIPILDLTLFAVLACLIMLKTGNIWVIGGLHAAWNCFQGNVFAFPVSGSDAGQAFIQIGITGPEWLSGGKFGVEGSVISLLVQEIMISWLVYDLYFKPKTNSL
- a CDS encoding DUF975 family protein: MMTSDIVSRAMMTRERTRGTTLLFLPSILLSIVYAVPVTIFRLLTFLELRQNSAFVEGRLVSSIRLTYLGELGFALLLQLFIGLSCFHLLELLRGDRQEFSLKDSFSFLKTEWKKPICTTFLYYYLLLFIAGLPANLGAALFIKGFTMSSLMVLSPGAMAELAVHQPSQLMKIGAPIFLLGMISYLVVYYTYSQVVFVLYDHLDNASYTGPLAVFRESRFLMKGNYWQRIWLDLSFLGWFIGELLTLHLLSFFVTPYYHLSRTIFYEKLKKQRLSAVE
- a CDS encoding DUF975 family protein, which gives rise to MSNSDIRAKATVIREQTDGMITLFLAPVLISFLSGVAEFGLKQIWGQTGTFSWGTTIVKDGVTWTHHFISVGPSIIFDFIAQCLIVTACFQLIRLVRKQRTKVSFTECFTLLDGKNFLPVFSTTLLKMLVLYLASFPAVLGMILIGLAFYSTIVIFGAPIDYQPDFSAFFSSSYFQTGLILVCVGIICSLFVGYGLSQVSFLLYDYLENNTYSSPFKLFSQSWQLMKGNKWRRFLLDLSFVGWFIGVLLTFGFLGLYVYPYYWTCQTIFYEDLKAKNPLVFSTYKSVISSTVA